The Drosophila takahashii strain IR98-3 E-12201 unplaced genomic scaffold, DtakHiC1v2 scaffold_46, whole genome shotgun sequence genome window below encodes:
- the LOC138914599 gene encoding nuclear transcription factor Y subunit beta-like, giving the protein MSQKEMWQFMQQQGYQMGFQQQQPMVQQQQSMLQQQQPMVQQQQPMLQQQPLLLQQQQPQLQQHQFQQQQFQLVQPMQSQQKQEQQMQSQPSLMWGYVQPQPQPQAQENLSTQAQPKKFKVLGPIKKPKSSGSSWQIQQLQNEVFNLKKNLFKARQDSHEMYTRPSRLESAFYGNK; this is encoded by the coding sequence ATGTCCCAGAAGGAAATGTGGCAATTTATGCAGCAGCAGGGCTATCAAATGGGgttccaacaacaacagcccatggtccagcagcaacaatccATGCTCCAACAGCAACAGCCCATGGtccaacagcaacagccaaTGCTCCAGCAGCAACCGCTACTGCTCCAACAGCAACAGCCGCAGCTCCAACAGCATCAgtttcagcagcagcagttccaGTTGGTGCAGCCGATGCAGTCGCAGcagaagcaggagcagcagatgCAGTCGCAGCCGAGTTTGATGTGGGGCTATGTGCAGCCCCAACCCCAACCCCAGGCCCAGGAAAACCTCTCGACGCAGGCGCAGCCAAAAAAATTCAAGGTTTTAGGGCCAATCAAAAAGCCCAAGAGCTCAGGTTCCAGCTGGCAGATCCAGCAGCTTCAAAAcgaagtttttaatttaaagaaaaatttgtttaaagctAGGCAGGATAGTCACGAAATGTATACCCGACCTAGCCGACTGGAATCGGCCTTTTATGgcaacaaataa
- the LOC138914600 gene encoding nuclear transcription factor Y subunit beta-like, translated as MSQKEMWQFMQQQGYQMGFQQQQPMVQQQQSMLQQQQPMVQQQQPMLQQQPLLLQQQQPQLQQHQFQQQQFQLVQPMQSQQKQEQQMQSQPSLMWGYVQPQPQPQAQENLSTQAQPKKFKVLGPIKKPKSSGSSWQIQELQNE; from the coding sequence ATGTCCCAGAAGGAAATGTGGCAATTTATGCAGCAGCAGGGCTATCAAATGGGgttccaacaacaacagcccatggtccagcagcaacaatccATGCTCCAACAGCAACAGCCCATGGtccaacagcaacagccaaTGCTCCAGCAGCAACCGCTACTGCTCCAACAGCAACAGCCGCAGCTCCAACAGCATCAgtttcagcagcagcagttccaGTTGGTGCAGCCGATGCAGTCGCAGcagaagcaggagcagcagatgCAGTCGCAGCCGAGTTTGATGTGGGGCTATGTGCAGCCCCAACCCCAACCCCAGGCCCAGGAAAACCTCTCGACGCAGGCGCAGCCAAAAAAATTCAAGGTTTTAGGGCCAATCAAAAAGCCCAAGAGCTCAGGTTCCAGCTGGCAGATCCAGGAGCTTCAAAAcgaa